One segment of Halalkalicoccus tibetensis DNA contains the following:
- a CDS encoding alkaline phosphatase family protein, whose amino-acid sequence MSDSLDTLLIGIDSACDSVLEPMLEKGALPNLESILEEGASGPLESQIPPWTASAWPSMYTGVNPGKHGVFGFLDYDGYDWDVVNASHVREAALWDLLSYHDMTSVVVNVPVTAPPPEIDGAVIPGYTAPENPTCHPEGTLEEVREAIGEYRVYPDPDREQPGEYVDLIRMRGAAFRHLAEEHDPEFGFIEFQQTDSVFHEHPGREDYVEAIYRAVDEEIGDLLESCDPDTVVVASDHGMGPYDRYELRVNEFLDEAGYVETTTGGSGMPAWLPMLNSQLREGSEAEAPDPGLAGRAIGAAAQVGITPARAGKALRAVGLEGMVKRFVPADARRAGNEQVDFAESTAYMRSRIELGLRMNVKGREPEGIVPESEYESVRQEIIDVLADVETPDGEAMFEEVAPREEYFWGPYADGGVDVVMIPNEFEQFLSADFKGEVFGPPTEPYNHKLDGMVAISGAGVDTDADLTGAHLFDVAPTICSLLGIERSDRMDGSVLSATEATEEYEYPRLDEGTQETDDEEIEDRLSALGYLEGNE is encoded by the coding sequence GTGAGCGACAGCCTCGATACCCTCCTGATCGGGATCGACTCCGCCTGTGACTCGGTCCTCGAACCGATGCTCGAGAAGGGCGCGCTTCCGAACCTCGAATCGATCCTCGAGGAGGGTGCGAGCGGCCCCCTCGAGTCCCAGATCCCGCCCTGGACCGCGAGCGCGTGGCCGTCGATGTATACGGGCGTGAACCCCGGCAAACACGGTGTCTTCGGCTTCCTCGACTACGACGGCTACGACTGGGACGTCGTCAACGCGAGCCACGTCCGCGAAGCGGCGCTGTGGGACCTGCTCTCGTATCACGACATGACCAGCGTCGTCGTCAACGTCCCCGTCACGGCGCCGCCGCCGGAGATAGACGGCGCGGTGATCCCCGGATACACGGCCCCCGAGAACCCGACGTGTCACCCCGAGGGCACCCTCGAGGAGGTCCGCGAGGCAATCGGCGAGTACCGGGTCTACCCCGACCCAGACCGGGAACAGCCCGGCGAGTACGTCGATCTGATACGTATGCGCGGGGCAGCCTTCCGCCACCTCGCCGAGGAACACGATCCCGAGTTCGGGTTCATCGAGTTCCAACAGACCGACAGCGTCTTCCACGAGCATCCGGGCCGCGAGGACTACGTCGAGGCGATCTACCGCGCCGTCGACGAGGAGATCGGCGACCTGCTCGAGAGCTGCGACCCCGATACCGTGGTCGTCGCGAGCGACCACGGGATGGGCCCCTACGACAGGTACGAGCTCCGGGTCAACGAGTTCCTCGACGAGGCGGGCTACGTCGAGACGACCACCGGCGGCTCGGGGATGCCCGCGTGGCTCCCGATGCTCAACAGCCAGCTGCGCGAGGGCAGCGAGGCCGAAGCGCCCGATCCGGGGCTGGCGGGCCGGGCGATCGGCGCCGCCGCCCAGGTCGGGATCACTCCCGCCCGCGCGGGCAAGGCGCTTCGGGCGGTCGGCCTCGAGGGGATGGTCAAACGGTTCGTCCCCGCCGACGCCCGACGGGCGGGCAACGAGCAGGTCGACTTCGCCGAGTCGACTGCCTACATGCGCTCGCGGATCGAACTCGGCCTCCGGATGAACGTCAAGGGTCGCGAGCCCGAGGGGATCGTCCCCGAAAGCGAGTACGAGTCGGTCCGACAGGAGATCATCGACGTGCTCGCCGATGTCGAGACCCCCGACGGCGAGGCGATGTTTGAGGAGGTCGCCCCCCGCGAGGAGTACTTCTGGGGCCCCTACGCCGACGGCGGTGTCGACGTCGTGATGATCCCCAACGAGTTCGAGCAGTTCCTCTCGGCGGACTTCAAGGGCGAGGTCTTCGGCCCGCCGACCGAACCGTACAACCACAAGCTCGACGGGATGGTCGCGATCAGCGGCGCGGGCGTCGACACCGATGCCGATCTCACGGGCGCCCACCTGTTCGACGTCGCACCGACGATCTGCTCGCTGCTCGGGATCGAGCGCAGCGACCGGATGGACGGTAGCGTTCTTTCCGCCACTGAAGCAACCGAAGAATATGAGTACCCCCGGCTCGACGAGGGTACACAGGAGACCGACGACGAGGAGATCGAAGATCGCTTATCGGCGCTCGGCTATCTAGAAGGAAACGAATGA
- a CDS encoding asparagine synthase-related protein, whose protein sequence is MVGQQEVAERMVGLRGAVGHELPTNGTKPSENGVLSEQAGADVSLQLNTHPLLSGEQPIEAEDGVDVWVLGEVYGFDDTPLGGTTGHVPLPTGQDSVEFCSQLYADHGREFVHGLNGNCVGIIHDRDARELSVFTDRLGSVPIYYATPDEGIVFATEIDAVARHPAVETEFDLGYLHEYLVYRRPFGVKTPLVGIEELQPASITTIDIDDGSIDVEQYWRPQYRPQEAPFEEFVGEFTDRFTELFEEWRRDDLEYGVLLSGGSDSRLNLAALGPGTTAFHMAGWMSREARTAERVALESDSEFVFLRRNHDYQKEALVRNQPFSNFNGWFTQGYATGFEEEITSRVNVLLSGMYADTLFKGHVIPSPSYDLGQVGNLSIPIETKIETVPEFIDWLVEIAPSDDNLPFPNDLRSTLEENIYREDGGIIHHGVRYDSIQDLVYCSGYFPLTNDDDVIFRNSLREMLPYRTPFLDNRMVDLSLRMPIRYRLRRNVINEAVKRLDPKLASIPHADAGLGLDHSFPIDFTGRKLKALWRKHVAQETPPRSYLSNGSWVNDAELIRQDDFYWRAVEANADVIEGLEFLDFEDVRACYQDHLDGRNNVVELYTLLTVLTMPITRQLAGARSAHRPEPTGDYRSILQGGPQ, encoded by the coding sequence ATGGTCGGTCAGCAGGAGGTGGCTGAGCGGATGGTCGGGTTGCGCGGAGCCGTCGGCCACGAGCTACCGACGAACGGGACGAAGCCGTCCGAGAACGGCGTCCTGTCGGAGCAAGCGGGCGCGGACGTGTCGCTGCAGCTCAATACCCATCCCCTGCTGTCCGGCGAGCAACCGATCGAAGCCGAGGACGGCGTCGACGTCTGGGTGCTCGGCGAGGTCTACGGCTTCGACGACACCCCGCTCGGCGGAACGACCGGCCACGTCCCGCTTCCGACGGGTCAGGACAGCGTCGAGTTCTGCTCGCAGCTGTACGCCGACCACGGCCGCGAGTTCGTCCACGGTCTCAACGGTAACTGCGTCGGGATCATCCACGACCGCGACGCCCGCGAGCTCTCGGTGTTCACCGACCGGCTCGGGTCCGTCCCGATCTACTACGCGACGCCCGACGAGGGGATCGTGTTCGCGACCGAGATCGACGCGGTCGCGCGCCACCCCGCCGTCGAGACCGAGTTCGACCTGGGCTACCTCCACGAGTATCTCGTCTATCGGCGTCCCTTCGGGGTCAAGACCCCCCTGGTCGGGATCGAGGAGCTCCAGCCCGCCTCGATCACCACGATCGACATCGACGACGGTTCGATCGACGTCGAGCAGTACTGGCGCCCCCAATATCGACCCCAGGAGGCCCCCTTCGAGGAGTTCGTCGGCGAGTTCACAGACCGGTTCACCGAGCTCTTCGAGGAATGGCGCCGCGACGACCTCGAGTACGGCGTGTTGCTCTCGGGCGGAAGCGACTCGCGGCTGAACCTCGCCGCCCTCGGACCCGGAACGACCGCCTTCCACATGGCGGGCTGGATGAGTCGGGAGGCGCGCACCGCCGAACGTGTCGCCCTCGAGTCGGACAGCGAGTTCGTCTTCCTGCGGCGCAACCACGACTACCAGAAGGAGGCGCTCGTCCGCAACCAGCCCTTCTCGAACTTCAACGGCTGGTTCACCCAGGGCTACGCGACCGGCTTCGAGGAGGAGATCACGAGCCGCGTCAACGTGCTGCTCTCGGGGATGTACGCCGACACGCTGTTCAAGGGCCACGTGATCCCCTCGCCCAGCTACGACCTCGGCCAGGTCGGCAACCTCTCGATCCCGATCGAGACGAAGATCGAAACGGTCCCGGAGTTCATCGACTGGCTCGTCGAGATCGCCCCGAGCGACGACAACCTCCCGTTCCCCAACGACCTCCGTTCGACGCTCGAGGAGAACATCTACCGCGAGGACGGCGGGATCATCCACCACGGCGTGCGCTACGACTCGATCCAGGACCTCGTCTACTGCAGCGGTTACTTCCCGCTGACCAACGACGACGACGTCATCTTCCGCAACAGCCTCCGCGAGATGCTTCCCTACCGGACGCCGTTTCTCGACAACCGGATGGTCGACCTCTCGCTGCGGATGCCGATCCGGTATCGTCTCCGGCGAAACGTCATCAACGAGGCGGTCAAACGCCTCGACCCGAAGCTCGCGTCGATCCCCCACGCCGACGCGGGGCTCGGTCTCGATCACTCGTTTCCCATCGACTTCACGGGCCGGAAGCTGAAGGCGCTGTGGCGAAAGCACGTCGCACAGGAAACCCCCCCGCGTTCGTATCTCAGCAACGGCTCGTGGGTCAACGACGCGGAGCTGATCCGCCAGGACGACTTCTACTGGCGGGCGGTCGAGGCCAACGCCGACGTCATCGAGGGCCTCGAGTTCCTCGATTTCGAGGACGTGCGCGCCTGCTACCAGGACCACCTCGACGGCCGGAACAACGTCGTGGAGCTCTATACGCTCCTCACCGTACTTACCATGCCCATAACACGACAACTAGCCGGCGCGCGGAGCGCCCACCGTCCCGAACCGACCGGCGACTACCGATCGATCCTCCAGGGTGGCCCACAGTGA
- the artA gene encoding archaeosortase A: protein MLPDLTPVTDPLGWVVVGLFVLGIAADWRDRGTARAVTTAAWALFALFWLLMVPFFAFDHRSVVQSILAAVAVPACLYVAYRLLRGRDSLLVLSRAVGVMGLIYLPFGAIPAFHDALIEVVAAQTHAGLQLLGSTPAFETDEAGLQNTFAFTLASGQQYSTRIVFACTGIGSMAIFGGLIAAVRAPLERRLAALAVALSTIWVLNIARNVFIAYSTGHQLFAREALVGPVMWLFGLEDPIRVSFFVADRVLSQGLAVFALLAIAWLVVKLLPELYVIVEDLAYLVTGEEYDLGRKGA from the coding sequence ATGCTCCCCGACCTGACGCCGGTGACCGACCCACTCGGCTGGGTGGTGGTCGGGCTCTTCGTCCTGGGGATCGCGGCCGACTGGCGCGACCGGGGGACCGCGCGGGCGGTCACGACCGCCGCGTGGGCGCTGTTCGCGCTGTTCTGGCTGCTGATGGTCCCCTTCTTCGCGTTCGATCACCGAAGCGTCGTCCAGTCGATCCTGGCGGCCGTCGCCGTTCCCGCCTGCCTTTATGTCGCCTACCGCCTTCTCCGGGGGCGGGACTCCCTGCTCGTCCTCTCGCGGGCGGTGGGCGTCATGGGCTTGATCTACCTCCCCTTCGGCGCGATCCCCGCCTTCCACGACGCGCTGATCGAGGTCGTCGCGGCCCAGACCCACGCCGGCCTCCAGCTACTCGGCTCGACGCCCGCCTTCGAGACCGACGAGGCCGGGCTGCAGAACACGTTCGCCTTTACCCTCGCCTCGGGCCAGCAGTACTCGACGCGGATCGTCTTCGCCTGCACCGGCATCGGCAGCATGGCGATCTTCGGCGGGCTGATCGCGGCGGTGCGCGCCCCCCTCGAACGCCGGCTCGCCGCGCTCGCGGTCGCCCTCTCGACCATCTGGGTGCTCAACATCGCGCGCAACGTCTTCATCGCGTACTCGACGGGCCACCAGCTGTTCGCCCGCGAGGCGCTCGTCGGGCCCGTGATGTGGCTGTTCGGGCTCGAGGACCCGATCCGGGTCTCCTTTTTCGTCGCCGACCGGGTCCTCTCGCAGGGGCTCGCGGTGTTCGCGCTGCTCGCGATCGCCTGGCTCGTCGTGAAGCTGCTGCCCGAGCTCTACGTGATCGTCGAGGACCTCGCGTACCTCGTCACCGGCGAGGAGTACGACCTCGGCCGGAAGGGGGCGTGA
- a CDS encoding carboxypeptidase-like regulatory domain-containing protein, producing the protein MSTQTHTKREKGQALFLSALMVLSVFAMSAAFAGAAAADEHEPVKEELDDMDLYQGQEIEITDLVGSTVEVHEGTSETGDVVHYLRAQNDHTLDVDELETGPHVIVDDEGTYGPFWVNEHTADIEFDSETVAQTSTSLNYESDRSDDVTLEVSSDELDGDDLQDVFGDEYNTDDDVITITEVSPGDNVGADFSDVDTGEYNFTVTVADTTVEEDLSIEVTEAVEDGAQFDSSTYSQTAGDIAEFTVEMEGDQDSAVVSLEDEDGGYWADVLVTADDGEDEVTVEFNTFEAGQDEPGVENDAFSSEDGTVNVLDERDFTTDDDGETVSEYRLLPSALDMQLYVGDDTAVDNVTSSDPATDEDDRLDLSGFDEVDVATLFLEERSIGDIDSAIAPAGSLEDLDDDVDDLNEISTAGDEVAEDDYFVVGTGVNGVFGYLDGLAENDLGDSLDLEIEQSNPDRYDSPDNVDNFNVIVDSENDQLFFVIDTEAEGLEAGAEYDVTFSVDEEYVEYYAENGADDEELETSFSVIDRDLEVTGDLDDEDRVQVENSEEANVTGESTAAAGTDVQVNLRATGDDPFHLTQTGEVDEDGVIDADFDLSGHEEGQDFTITMTDRNGAGDDVDATAEAVLVESADDHDQDPHPVTVTVTDADGEPVEDADVEIDGQTETTDSNGEATFELQHGEYDVSATHDGESASGTVTVDDESSDTGSLTLGEEDAGEINDPADDADDGVDDEDDDTGVDDDDATDADDDDATDDDAADTDDDDDPEDEEQPGFGIAVALIALLAAAGIALRNRA; encoded by the coding sequence ATGAGTACACAAACACACACGAAACGCGAGAAGGGGCAGGCGCTGTTCCTCTCTGCTCTGATGGTCCTCTCCGTGTTCGCCATGTCCGCAGCGTTTGCGGGTGCGGCGGCTGCGGACGAGCACGAGCCCGTGAAAGAAGAGCTCGACGACATGGATCTCTATCAGGGTCAGGAAATCGAGATCACGGATCTCGTTGGCAGTACAGTAGAGGTTCACGAAGGTACGAGTGAGACTGGTGACGTTGTCCACTACCTCCGTGCACAGAATGATCACACGTTAGATGTCGACGAACTCGAAACGGGTCCACACGTCATCGTGGATGATGAAGGGACCTACGGTCCGTTCTGGGTGAACGAGCACACAGCGGACATCGAGTTCGACTCTGAGACCGTCGCTCAGACCAGCACCTCGCTGAACTACGAGAGCGACCGCTCCGACGACGTGACTCTCGAAGTCAGCTCGGACGAACTCGACGGTGACGACCTTCAGGACGTCTTCGGTGATGAATACAACACCGACGACGACGTGATTACGATCACTGAGGTTTCGCCTGGCGATAACGTTGGCGCTGACTTCAGTGACGTCGACACCGGTGAGTACAACTTCACCGTGACTGTCGCTGACACGACCGTTGAGGAGGACCTCTCGATCGAGGTCACTGAAGCAGTCGAGGACGGCGCGCAGTTCGACTCCTCCACTTACTCCCAGACCGCCGGTGACATAGCTGAGTTCACCGTCGAGATGGAGGGCGATCAGGACAGTGCTGTCGTGAGCCTCGAAGACGAGGACGGTGGCTACTGGGCTGACGTTCTCGTCACCGCCGACGATGGTGAGGACGAAGTGACGGTCGAGTTCAACACCTTCGAAGCGGGCCAGGATGAGCCTGGAGTGGAGAACGATGCCTTCTCGTCTGAGGACGGTACTGTCAATGTCCTCGACGAGCGTGACTTCACGACCGATGACGATGGTGAAACTGTGTCGGAGTACCGACTCCTCCCCAGTGCCCTTGACATGCAGCTCTACGTTGGCGACGACACTGCAGTTGACAACGTAACGAGTTCAGATCCTGCGACTGATGAGGACGACCGACTCGACCTGAGCGGCTTTGATGAAGTCGATGTCGCGACGCTCTTCCTAGAGGAGCGATCGATCGGCGACATTGACTCCGCTATCGCACCCGCTGGCTCGCTTGAGGACCTTGACGACGATGTTGATGATCTCAACGAGATCTCCACTGCGGGTGACGAGGTTGCCGAGGACGACTACTTCGTTGTTGGCACTGGCGTCAACGGTGTCTTCGGATACCTTGATGGCCTTGCAGAGAACGATCTGGGTGACTCCCTCGATCTCGAGATCGAGCAGTCCAACCCGGACCGATACGACTCGCCTGACAATGTCGATAACTTCAACGTTATCGTTGACAGCGAGAACGACCAGCTCTTCTTCGTGATCGACACGGAAGCAGAAGGGCTTGAAGCCGGTGCGGAATACGACGTGACCTTCAGCGTTGACGAGGAGTACGTCGAATACTACGCTGAAAACGGTGCTGACGATGAAGAGCTCGAAACGAGCTTCTCCGTCATCGACCGCGACCTCGAGGTCACCGGCGACCTTGACGATGAAGACCGCGTGCAGGTAGAGAACAGTGAAGAGGCCAACGTCACTGGTGAGTCCACCGCTGCGGCTGGTACGGACGTGCAGGTCAACCTGCGCGCAACCGGTGACGACCCCTTCCACCTGACCCAGACCGGAGAGGTTGACGAGGATGGCGTCATCGACGCTGACTTCGACCTCAGCGGGCACGAGGAAGGTCAGGACTTCACCATCACCATGACCGACCGTAACGGTGCTGGTGATGATGTGGACGCCACCGCTGAAGCAGTCCTCGTCGAGTCCGCTGACGACCACGACCAGGACCCCCACCCGGTGACGGTCACCGTGACGGACGCTGACGGCGAGCCTGTCGAGGACGCCGATGTCGAGATCGACGGACAGACCGAGACCACCGACTCCAACGGTGAGGCCACGTTCGAACTCCAGCACGGCGAGTACGACGTGAGCGCCACCCACGACGGTGAGAGCGCATCGGGCACTGTCACCGTTGACGACGAGTCCTCGGACACGGGTTCGCTGACTCTCGGTGAGGAGGATGCCGGTGAGATCAACGACCCCGCTGACGACGCCGACGACGGCGTCGACGACGAGGACGACGACACCGGTGTCGATGACGACGACGCCACGGACGCCGACGACGATGACGCGACCGACGACGACGCCGCCGACACCGACGACGATGACGACCCTGAAGACGAGGAGCAGCCCGGCTTCGGGATCGCCGTCGCCCTGATCGCGCTGCTGGCCGCCGCCGGCATCGCGCTCCGGAACCGCGCATAG
- a CDS encoding 50S ribosomal protein L16, with product MVDKPASMYREISKQPYTRREYITGIPGSKIAQHRMGDRDRDPEDWPVQISLYVDEELQIRNGALEASRLAMNRHLIKELGEFNYAAMLRKFPHHVLRENKQATGAGADRVSDGMRQAFGKIVGTAARIEKNDRVFTIWCEVEDADVAKEAMRRAYNKISPPCTITVERGETLLVS from the coding sequence ATGGTAGACAAACCCGCCTCGATGTACCGGGAGATCTCCAAACAGCCGTACACGCGCCGCGAGTACATCACTGGGATCCCTGGCTCGAAGATCGCACAGCACCGCATGGGCGACCGCGACAGGGACCCCGAGGACTGGCCGGTCCAGATCAGCCTCTACGTCGACGAGGAGCTCCAGATCCGAAACGGCGCGCTCGAGGCCTCCCGGCTCGCGATGAACCGCCACCTGATCAAGGAGCTCGGCGAGTTCAACTACGCCGCCATGCTCCGGAAGTTCCCCCACCACGTCCTGCGCGAGAACAAGCAGGCGACGGGTGCGGGCGCCGACCGTGTCTCCGACGGGATGCGCCAGGCGTTCGGGAAGATCGTCGGCACCGCCGCACGGATCGAGAAGAACGACCGCGTCTTCACCATCTGGTGCGAGGTCGAGGACGCCGACGTCGCGAAGGAGGCGATGCGCCGGGCGTACAACAAGATCTCGCCGCCCTGTACCATCACGGTCGAGCGCGGCGAGACGCTGCTCGTCTCGTAA
- a CDS encoding RimK family alpha-L-glutamate ligase: MLTLAVATRAETYDRLDRALPDHGIEVTHLETTERTIPLSPDGAPYGEFDVGLVYPPRLMEGGVADALLGVPWVNDRESVLTSRNKAEVLARLERAGLPTPETALVSNPASREELVETFERFDPPVVIKPNSTTRGIGITLAHDRDSFLGICDYLSLVHEFPATGDRSFLVQEYLPETRDYRAMVVDGEYVGAVEREGEGWKHNVHAGARATGVDLPGELRGLAERTAAALGIDFLGVDLLVSGDRAVVSETNARPTVDEATKYEPGFDERLAGLIRSRAQG, encoded by the coding sequence GTGCTCACGCTCGCGGTCGCGACCCGCGCCGAGACCTACGACCGCCTCGACCGAGCGCTCCCCGACCACGGCATCGAGGTCACCCATCTCGAAACGACCGAACGAACGATCCCGCTTTCTCCCGACGGCGCCCCCTACGGCGAGTTCGACGTCGGCCTCGTCTACCCCCCGCGGCTCATGGAGGGCGGCGTCGCCGACGCCCTGCTCGGAGTCCCCTGGGTCAACGACCGCGAGTCGGTCCTGACCTCCCGCAACAAGGCCGAGGTGCTCGCACGCCTCGAACGGGCGGGGCTCCCGACCCCCGAGACCGCCCTCGTCTCGAACCCCGCGTCCCGGGAGGAGCTCGTCGAAACGTTCGAGCGGTTCGACCCCCCCGTCGTGATCAAGCCCAACTCGACCACCCGTGGGATCGGGATCACGCTGGCCCATGATCGCGACTCGTTTCTGGGGATCTGCGATTACCTCTCGCTCGTCCACGAGTTCCCCGCGACCGGCGACCGGTCCTTTCTCGTCCAGGAGTACCTCCCCGAGACCCGCGACTACCGCGCGATGGTCGTCGACGGCGAGTACGTCGGCGCCGTCGAGCGAGAGGGCGAGGGCTGGAAGCACAACGTCCACGCGGGCGCGCGGGCGACCGGCGTCGACCTCCCCGGGGAGCTGCGCGGGCTCGCAGAACGGACCGCGGCGGCCCTCGGAATCGACTTCCTCGGCGTCGATCTGCTGGTCTCGGGCGATCGGGCAGTCGTCTCCGAGACCAACGCCCGACCGACGGTCGACGAGGCGACCAAGTACGAGCCGGGCTTCGACGAACGGCTCGCCGGGCTGATCCGGTCGCGCGCGCAGGGCTGA
- a CDS encoding Hsp20/alpha crystallin family protein, whose amino-acid sequence MRRDDRNDPFDDIFREIERMMNDVMGDGVEVSDAGFGSDTHVDIHETDEEVRVIADMPGVAKDDIGLTCDGKALTISAENDRRAYDERVSLPGRVDEHSARATYNNGVLEVRLERADGSAEIDVD is encoded by the coding sequence ATGAGACGCGACGACCGCAACGACCCCTTCGACGATATCTTCCGCGAGATCGAGCGGATGATGAACGACGTGATGGGCGACGGCGTCGAGGTCAGCGACGCGGGCTTCGGCAGCGACACGCACGTCGACATCCACGAGACCGACGAGGAGGTCCGCGTGATCGCCGACATGCCGGGCGTCGCGAAGGACGACATCGGACTGACCTGCGACGGGAAGGCCCTGACCATCAGCGCCGAGAACGACCGCCGGGCCTACGACGAGCGGGTCTCGCTGCCCGGGCGGGTCGACGAGCACTCCGCGCGCGCGACCTACAACAACGGCGTCCTCGAGGTCCGCCTCGAACGCGCCGACGGCTCGGCGGAGATCGACGTCGACTGA
- a CDS encoding type II glyceraldehyde-3-phosphate dehydrogenase translates to MLKVGINGYGTIGKRVADAVAAQPDMTVCGVAKASPDFGADGAVRRGYPLYSARDDRVNAFREAGYELAGTSDDLIAESEVVVDAAPGGIGAENLPRYEAAGVPAIVQGKESDDLVETSFNARANFEDAEGADAVRVVSCNTTGLSRLVAPLEENYGVEKVRATLVRRGGDPDQTGRGPINDILPDPIAVPSHHGPDVNTIFPELSIDTMGLKVPATLMHMHSLNIELGSDPSSEELRELLGGESRVFVVGDDFSIDGTGKLREFARDRGRPRGDLWENCVWGESITVKDSELYMFQAIHQESDVIPENVDAIRAMTGLADKEESMRITDEALGIGLPESRESSAVVSPV, encoded by the coding sequence ATGCTCAAGGTCGGAATCAACGGTTACGGCACCATCGGAAAGCGCGTCGCCGACGCGGTCGCCGCCCAGCCCGACATGACCGTCTGTGGCGTCGCGAAGGCCAGTCCCGATTTCGGTGCCGACGGCGCGGTGCGTCGCGGATACCCGCTCTACTCCGCGCGCGACGACCGCGTGAACGCGTTCCGGGAGGCGGGCTACGAGCTCGCGGGCACGAGCGACGACCTGATCGCCGAGAGCGAGGTCGTCGTCGACGCGGCCCCGGGGGGGATCGGCGCGGAGAACCTGCCGCGCTACGAGGCCGCCGGCGTGCCCGCGATCGTTCAGGGCAAGGAGAGCGACGACCTGGTCGAGACCAGCTTCAACGCCCGGGCGAACTTCGAGGACGCGGAGGGCGCCGACGCAGTCCGCGTCGTCTCCTGTAACACCACGGGCCTCTCGCGGCTCGTCGCACCCCTGGAGGAGAACTACGGCGTCGAGAAGGTGCGCGCGACGCTGGTCCGACGCGGCGGCGACCCCGACCAGACAGGCCGGGGGCCGATCAACGACATCCTTCCGGACCCGATCGCCGTGCCATCCCATCACGGCCCCGACGTCAACACGATCTTCCCCGAGCTCTCGATCGACACGATGGGGCTGAAGGTGCCCGCGACGCTGATGCACATGCACAGCCTCAACATCGAGCTCGGGAGCGACCCCAGCTCCGAGGAGCTCCGCGAGCTGCTCGGCGGCGAGTCGCGGGTCTTCGTCGTCGGCGACGACTTCTCGATCGACGGCACCGGGAAGCTCCGCGAGTTCGCCCGGGATCGGGGTCGACCGCGGGGGGACCTCTGGGAGAACTGCGTCTGGGGCGAGTCGATCACGGTGAAGGACTCGGAGCTGTACATGTTCCAGGCGATCCACCAGGAGAGCGACGTGATCCCCGAGAACGTCGACGCGATCCGCGCGATGACGGGGCTTGCCGACAAGGAGGAGAGCATGCGCATCACCGACGAGGCGCTCGGGATCGGCCTGCCCGAGTCGCGCGAGAGTTCGGCGGTCGTCTCGCCGGTCTAA